A stretch of Triticum aestivum cultivar Chinese Spring chromosome 1D, IWGSC CS RefSeq v2.1, whole genome shotgun sequence DNA encodes these proteins:
- the LOC123182852 gene encoding probable polygalacturonase At1g80170 isoform X2: MATAMALLRLAALAGAVALLLPGAAEARILLSLDDFGAVGDGTADDTQALVDAWTAACASTNGHVVIHVPAGRSYQIWPVTLAGPCRDEIMIFVSGNIIAPDSPEDWERRDGGKWLHFFQVQDLTVSGGGVIDGRGQEWWAQACKGRHRNDKHCTAPEAPKALHFEECHGVRVQGVTLQNGQQQHLTFTRCSNARASFLRVASPESSPGTDGIHLVNSISVHVNDIHIATGGACVSMVGNCTDVRLRYISCGPGNGISIGSIGETPVADRLEKIEVDTMFIANTSNGLLIKTWQDGCGYARKVKFANVVMKNVSDPIIIDQYRSEHPIPCGSTAATRTVAVEKIDYVNIAGTSASKRAVTFSCSDVVPCRQVSLKDVNLKRLSGRGASAYCRSASGKAAGVVVPESCLAGARAAGVEEQ, encoded by the exons atggcgacggcgatggctctgCTCCGTCTCGCGGCTCTCGCCGGCGCCGTCGCGCTCCTCCTGCCGGGCGCCGCCGAGGCCCGCATCCTCCTCTCGCTCGACGACTTCGGCGCCGTCGGCGACGGCACTGCCGACGACACGCAG GCTCTCGTTGACGCATGGACGGCGGCCTGTGCCAGCACCAACGGCCACGTGGTCATCCACGTCCCCGCCGGCAGGTCGTACCAGATCTGGCCGGTGACGCTCGCCGGGCCCTGCAGGGACGAGATCATGATCTTC GTCTCCGGGAACATCATCGCGCCGGACAGCCCGGAGGACTGGGAGCGGCGCGACGGCGGCAAGTGGCTGCACTTCTTCCAGGTGCAGGACCTGACGGTGAGCGGCGGCGGCGTCATCGACGGCCGCGGGCAGGAGTGGTGGGCGCAGGCCTGCAAGGGGAGGCACCGCAACGACAAG CATTGCACAGCCCCGGAGGCTCCCAAG GCGCTTCACTTCGAGGAGTGCCATGGGGTGCGGGTGCAGGGCGTGACGCTGCAGAACGGGCAGCAGCAGCACCTGACCTTCACCCGCTGCTCCAACGCCAGGGCCAGCTTCCTCAGGGTGGCCTCGCCGGAGAGCAGCCCGGGCACCGACGGCATCCACCTCGTCAACTCCATCAGCGTCCACGTCAACGACATCCACATCGCCACAG GTGGCGCTTGCGTGTCCATGGTGGGCAACTGCACCGACGTTCGCCTCAGATACATCTCCTGTGGACCTGGCAATGGCATCAG TATTGGGAGCATAGGCGAGACCCCGGTGGCTGACAGGCTCGAAAAGATCGAGGTCGACACCATGTTCATCGCCAACACCTCCAACGGCCTCCTCATCAAGACCTGGCAG gatggctgcggctACGCGCGCAAGGTGAAGTTCGCCAACGTGGTGATGAAGAACGTCTCCGACCCCATCATCATCGACCAGTACCGCTCCGAGCACCCCATACCCTGCGGGTCAACCGCG GCGACGAGGACGGTGGCGGTGGAGAAGATCGACTACGTGAACATCGCCGGCACGTCGGCGTCGAAGCGGGCGGTGACCTTCTCCTGCAGCGACGTCGTGCCGTGCAGGCAGGTGTCGCTCAAGGACGTTAACCTGAAGCGGCTCAGCGGGCGCGGCGCCTCTGCCTACTGCCGCAGCGCGTCCGGGAAGGCCGCCGGCGTCGTCGTCCCCGAGTCCTGCCTCGCCGGAGCCAGGGCCGCTGGCGTCGAGGAGCAGTGA
- the LOC123182852 gene encoding probable polygalacturonase At1g80170 isoform X1 has translation MATAMALLRLAALAGAVALLLPGAAEARILLSLDDFGAVGDGTADDTQALVDAWTAACASTNGHVVIHVPAGRSYQIWPVTLAGPCRDEIMIFVSGNIIAPDSPEDWERRDGGKWLHFFQVQDLTVSGGGVIDGRGQEWWAQACKGRHRNDKHCTAPEAPKVNSSVPFDYSECLLQWDQGTSFAFSFITFFFVLGGCMQALHFEECHGVRVQGVTLQNGQQQHLTFTRCSNARASFLRVASPESSPGTDGIHLVNSISVHVNDIHIATGGACVSMVGNCTDVRLRYISCGPGNGISIGSIGETPVADRLEKIEVDTMFIANTSNGLLIKTWQDGCGYARKVKFANVVMKNVSDPIIIDQYRSEHPIPCGSTAATRTVAVEKIDYVNIAGTSASKRAVTFSCSDVVPCRQVSLKDVNLKRLSGRGASAYCRSASGKAAGVVVPESCLAGARAAGVEEQ, from the exons atggcgacggcgatggctctgCTCCGTCTCGCGGCTCTCGCCGGCGCCGTCGCGCTCCTCCTGCCGGGCGCCGCCGAGGCCCGCATCCTCCTCTCGCTCGACGACTTCGGCGCCGTCGGCGACGGCACTGCCGACGACACGCAG GCTCTCGTTGACGCATGGACGGCGGCCTGTGCCAGCACCAACGGCCACGTGGTCATCCACGTCCCCGCCGGCAGGTCGTACCAGATCTGGCCGGTGACGCTCGCCGGGCCCTGCAGGGACGAGATCATGATCTTC GTCTCCGGGAACATCATCGCGCCGGACAGCCCGGAGGACTGGGAGCGGCGCGACGGCGGCAAGTGGCTGCACTTCTTCCAGGTGCAGGACCTGACGGTGAGCGGCGGCGGCGTCATCGACGGCCGCGGGCAGGAGTGGTGGGCGCAGGCCTGCAAGGGGAGGCACCGCAACGACAAG CATTGCACAGCCCCGGAGGCTCCCAAGGTGAACTCCTCTGTCCCGTTTGACTACTCTGAATGTTTGCTCCAGTGGGATCAGGGGACATCATTTGCCTTTTCATTTATCACTTTTTTCTTTGTTCTTGGCGGATGCATGCAGGCGCTTCACTTCGAGGAGTGCCATGGGGTGCGGGTGCAGGGCGTGACGCTGCAGAACGGGCAGCAGCAGCACCTGACCTTCACCCGCTGCTCCAACGCCAGGGCCAGCTTCCTCAGGGTGGCCTCGCCGGAGAGCAGCCCGGGCACCGACGGCATCCACCTCGTCAACTCCATCAGCGTCCACGTCAACGACATCCACATCGCCACAG GTGGCGCTTGCGTGTCCATGGTGGGCAACTGCACCGACGTTCGCCTCAGATACATCTCCTGTGGACCTGGCAATGGCATCAG TATTGGGAGCATAGGCGAGACCCCGGTGGCTGACAGGCTCGAAAAGATCGAGGTCGACACCATGTTCATCGCCAACACCTCCAACGGCCTCCTCATCAAGACCTGGCAG gatggctgcggctACGCGCGCAAGGTGAAGTTCGCCAACGTGGTGATGAAGAACGTCTCCGACCCCATCATCATCGACCAGTACCGCTCCGAGCACCCCATACCCTGCGGGTCAACCGCG GCGACGAGGACGGTGGCGGTGGAGAAGATCGACTACGTGAACATCGCCGGCACGTCGGCGTCGAAGCGGGCGGTGACCTTCTCCTGCAGCGACGTCGTGCCGTGCAGGCAGGTGTCGCTCAAGGACGTTAACCTGAAGCGGCTCAGCGGGCGCGGCGCCTCTGCCTACTGCCGCAGCGCGTCCGGGAAGGCCGCCGGCGTCGTCGTCCCCGAGTCCTGCCTCGCCGGAGCCAGGGCCGCTGGCGTCGAGGAGCAGTGA